The following coding sequences are from one Nicotiana tomentosiformis chromosome 3, ASM39032v3, whole genome shotgun sequence window:
- the LOC138907330 gene encoding NAC domain-containing protein 46-like, translated as MFFLVLFHFQSRKFFVSFSLIQESFLCHCFQSLQERTEPMEKNPQFRPSDTDLIMQLLKFVAGKCLPTEGLIGFADVYSNEPWRLIGDISSMKTHYFLTQLKKKKPTDARYNRTTANGTWAHQNKGKKILDEDESLIIGYKRSLSYKHKKDSSLNGYWMMTEYFCWDFKLV; from the coding sequence ATGTTCTTCCTAGTTCTGTTTCATTTTCAATCAAGAAAGTTTTTTGTGTCATTCTCACTCATTCAAGAAAGTTTTTTGTGTCATTGTTTTCAAAGTCTTCAAGAAAGAACGGAACCCATGGAAAAGAATCCTCAATTTCGTCCCTCTGACACTGATCTGATAATGCAATTGTTGAAATTTGTGGCTGGAAAATGCTTACCAACTGAAGGATTGATTGGCTTTGCAGATGTTTACAGCAATGAGCCATGGCGATTAATTGGAGACATTAGTTCCATGAAAACCCATTACTTCCTTACccaattgaagaagaagaagcccACTGATGCCAGATACAATAGAACTACTGCTAATGGGACTTGGGCACATCAGAATAAAGGCAAGAAAATTCTTGATGAGGATGAGAGTCTGATTATTGGGTATAAAAGAAGCTTGAGTTATAAGCACAAGAAAGACTCCTCTTTGAATGGCTACTGGATGATGACAGAGTATttctgttgggattttaagcttgtgtag